The proteins below are encoded in one region of Juglans microcarpa x Juglans regia isolate MS1-56 chromosome 4D, Jm3101_v1.0, whole genome shotgun sequence:
- the LOC121261685 gene encoding psbP domain-containing protein 7, chloroplastic, with amino-acid sequence MALQNYHFHAFKKVHFHRVFMTHSSGDQKESVQEVTTRPTGGRSPAEQFAPLAMTFGRRLVVGVGSASLVALGANFGGVTSFLLGLSPETGRNLKLDVVYPIGGYNRYIQTNEGFEFMYPAKWVGDQTLLYRALERLERELDTPTTINTAKSNNRRRSVSEPVVAFGPPGTTGELNVSVIVSPVPQDFSIEAFGGPKEVGEAVVRTITGSGRRPDVMGTLIESTLREDPIKNVKYYELEFRVESPSFQRHNLAVCCSRGGRLFTLNAQAPESAWSRVESDFHTMAHSFSITETAPVAEFN; translated from the exons ATGGCACTGCAAAACTACCACTTTCATGCATTCAAAAAGGTGCATTTTCACCGGGTTTTTATGACACACTCCTCCGGTGACCAGAAAGAGAGTGTTCAAGAGGTGACAACCCGGCCGACTGGTGGAAGGTCTCCAGCAGAACAATTTGCACCGCTAGCAATGACGTTTGGTCGGCGGCTGGTAGTCGGCGTTGGGTCAGCCTCCCTAGTGGCTCTTGGTGCAAATTTTGGTGGGGTAACAAGTTTTCTTCTCGGATTATCGCCGGAAACTGGGAGGAATCTGAAGCTAGATGTGGTTTATCCTATTGGAGGGTACAATCGTTACATTCAGACAAATGAAGGATTTG AATTCATGTACCCAGCAAAATGGGTTGGGGATCAGACACTGTTATATCGAGCACTGGAGAGATTGGAAAGAGAACTTGACACGCCCACGACCATCAACACTGCCAAGTCCAATAATCGGCGGCGGAGTGTTAGTGAACCGGTCGTTGCATTTGGTCCGCCTGGTACAACCGGTGAGCTCAATGTTAGTGTCATTGTGTCGCCAGTTCCTCAAGACTTCTC AATTGAAGCTTTTGGAGGACCAAAAGAAGTGGGAGAAGCAGTGGTTCGGACCATTACAGGGTCAGGCAGACGCCCTGATGTTATGGGGACATTGATAGAATCAACTTTGAGAGAGGATCCAATAAAGAATGTCAAATACTACGAGCTGGAATTCAGAGTTGAGAGCCCCTCATTTCAGCGGCATAATCTTGCAGTTTGTTGCTCTCGTGGTGGTAGGCTATTCACACTAAATGCTCAGGCACCAGAATCTGCATGGTCAAGGGTGGAATCAGACTTCCACACAATGGC
- the LOC121261683 gene encoding zinc finger protein GAI-ASSOCIATED FACTOR 1-like: MSNTTGGEDGSFTTSGKTGGGEEVQQKRDQQLSADQLNGSSTTKQQQPPSHVKKKRNLPGTPDPTAEVISLSPNTLMATNRFVCEICKKGFQRDQNLQLHRRGHNLPWKLKQRTSNEIRKRVYVCPETSCVHHNPARALGDLTGIKKHFSRKHGEKKWKCEKCSKKYAVQSDWKAHSKTCGTREYKCDCGTIFSRRDSFITHRAFCDALSEENNKVKQGLLSHTRPNLQVQVSELMSSVPMINSINPNPSSTTGTSGFDQSADTKSPLLLPQELMTFPTKPLNMTSTAGSLFSSPRSISSPPAFSLHEPKTSSSSTIFKGNGHQLGGSPHMSATALLQKAAQMGATVSNSGMNSSTLMQNNFVTSMAPASFDQSFVNQFIQKGQQEISSHEFLNANRMLDNLGIMSNMGMLSNLVDQNNPLMKNVKQDMNSNSNTGLHGGNSNAGFGTSTRASVREGNGSRSTGDMMTVDFLGIGGAARHGSFYEQQQEEMAFEDGNIGQRIDQGLSHFHEQRTLMEKTMWEV, translated from the exons AGATCAGCTCAATGGTTCCTCTACTACTAAACAGCAGCAACCTCCATCTCATGttaagaagaaaagaaacctACCCGGAACTCCAG atccAACAGCTGAAGTCATCTCTCTATCACCAAACACCCTTATGGCTACAAATAGATTTGTTTGTGAAATTTGCAAAAAGGGGTTCCAAAGGGACCAAAACCTTCAACTGCATCGGCGAGGCCATAATCTACCATGGAAGCTTAAGCAAAGAACGAGCAATGAAATCAGAAAGCGGGTGTATGTTTGCCCAGAAACTTCATGTGTACATCACAACCCGGCTCGTGCATTAGGTGATCTTACTGGCATTAAAAAGCATTTTAGTAGAAAACATGGGgagaaaaaatggaaatgtgAGAAGTGCTCCAAGAAGTATGCAGTGCAGTCTGATTGGAAAGCTCATTCAAAGACCTGTGGAACTAGGGAATACAAATGTGACTGTGGCACCATCTTCTCCAG GAGAGATAGCTTCATCACTCACAGAGCCTTCTGTGATGCCCTATCTGAAGAAAACAACAAAGTAAAGCAAGGATTATTGTCCCACACTCGACCAAATCTACAAGTCCAGGTCTCGGAGCTCATGTCCTCAGTACCCATGATCAACAGCATTAATCCAAACCCATCAAGCACTACTGGAACATCCGGATTCGACCAATCTGCAGATACTAAATCTCCATTATTGCTGCCCCAAGAACTCATGACTTTCCCTACAAAGCCCTTGAACATGACTAGTACTGCTGGAAGCCTCTTTAGCAGTCCCAGAAGCATTTCTTCTCCCCCAGCTTTCTCCCTTCATGAGCCCAAAACGAGTTCTTCTTCAACCATTTTTAAGGGAAATGGACACCAATTAGGTGGCTCACCCCACATGTCCGCTACAGCATTGTTGCAGAAAGCTGCTCAAATGGGCGCAACCGTGAGTAATAGTGGCATGAACAGTAGTACATTGATGCAGAATAACTTTGTTACAAGCATGGCCCCGGCATCGTTTGATCAATCATTTGTAAACCAGTTCATCCAAAAAGGCCAACAAGAAATCTCATCACATGAGTTTCTCAACGCAAATCGCATGCTTGATAACTTGGGAATTATGAGCAATATGGGAATGCTAAGCAATCTCGTTGATCAAAACAATCCATTGATGAAGAACGTAAAGCAAGACATGAACAGCAACAGTAATACCGGATTGCATGGTGGAAACTCAAATGCAGGGTTCGGTACTAGTACTAGAGCATCCGTAAGAGAAGGTAATGGGAGTAGAAGTACTGGGGATATGATGACCGTGGATTTCTTGGGGATCGGAGGAGCAGCAAGACATGGGAGTTTTTAtgaacaacaacaagaagaaatggCTTTTGAAGACGGAAATATTGGTCAAAGAATTGATCAGGGATTGAGTCACTTTCATGAGCAACGAACACTGATGGAAAAAACCATGTGGGAGGTTTGA